Proteins encoded within one genomic window of Gloeobacter kilaueensis JS1:
- the rplF gene encoding 50S ribosomal protein L6, with product MSRIGKQPIAIPPRVEVNVDGQHVTVKGPKGTLERTLPETLAVVRENGQILVNRRGDSRRAREQHGLGRTLVANMVTGVTTGFTKPMQIAGVGYRVALTGRKLTISAGFSHPVEVELPPGIDVEVDQKAAAIAGTRNQQGFNFVIKGIDKQAVGDLAASIRAIRPPEPYKGKGIRYAAEKVSLKAGKSGKK from the coding sequence ATGTCACGGATTGGCAAACAACCGATTGCAATTCCGCCCAGGGTCGAAGTGAACGTGGACGGCCAGCACGTTACGGTCAAAGGCCCAAAGGGAACGCTGGAGCGCACTCTCCCCGAGACTCTCGCCGTCGTGCGCGAGAACGGTCAAATCCTGGTCAACCGTCGGGGCGACAGCCGCCGGGCGCGCGAACAGCATGGCTTAGGCCGCACCCTGGTGGCCAACATGGTGACGGGCGTCACCACCGGCTTTACTAAGCCGATGCAGATTGCCGGGGTCGGCTACCGCGTCGCCCTTACGGGCCGCAAATTGACGATCAGCGCTGGTTTTAGCCACCCGGTCGAGGTCGAGCTACCGCCGGGCATCGATGTCGAAGTCGATCAAAAGGCGGCAGCAATTGCCGGTACCCGCAACCAGCAGGGCTTTAACTTTGTGATCAAAGGCATCGACAAGCAGGCAGTGGGCGATCTGGCCGCCTCGATTCGCGCTATCCGGCCCCCGGAACCGTACAAGGGCAAAGGTATCCGCTACGCTGCCGAAAAAGTTTCTCTCAAGGCCGGTAAGTCCGGCAAGAAGTAA
- the rpsE gene encoding 30S ribosomal protein S5, producing the protein MPPQQPRGRGRGRGQGGPSPEQPVEDSERDGGSGGERRGRRGRGGRNAERAERVQAESEFQERVVQIRRVTKVVKGGKKLSFRAVIVVGDGNGRVGVGVGKANDVIGAVKKGVSDARKALIRVPLNKINSIPHPMSGTSGAANVFLKPAAGGTGVIAGGAVRTVLELAGIKNILAKSLGSKSPLNNARAAADALSRLRTLSEVAQERDVPVSNLWSR; encoded by the coding sequence ATGCCACCACAGCAACCAAGAGGCAGAGGACGGGGGCGCGGCCAGGGCGGTCCCAGTCCCGAACAACCCGTCGAAGATAGCGAGCGCGACGGTGGTAGCGGCGGCGAACGCCGGGGCCGCCGGGGCCGGGGTGGTCGCAACGCCGAGCGCGCCGAGCGGGTACAGGCCGAAAGCGAATTTCAAGAGCGCGTCGTCCAGATTCGCCGCGTCACCAAGGTCGTCAAGGGCGGCAAAAAACTCAGCTTCCGGGCGGTGATCGTCGTCGGCGACGGCAATGGCCGGGTCGGCGTCGGTGTGGGCAAGGCCAACGACGTGATCGGTGCGGTCAAAAAGGGCGTCTCCGATGCCCGCAAGGCTCTCATCCGCGTTCCGCTCAACAAGATCAACTCGATTCCCCACCCGATGAGCGGTACCTCCGGTGCGGCCAACGTCTTCCTCAAGCCTGCCGCCGGTGGTACGGGCGTAATCGCCGGTGGCGCAGTGCGCACGGTACTTGAGCTAGCGGGGATCAAAAATATTCTGGCCAAGTCCCTCGGCTCCAAGTCGCCCCTCAACAACGCCCGCGCCGCCGCCGACGCCCTCAGCCGCCTGCGCACCCTCTCCGAGGTGGCCCAGGAGCGCGATGTGCCCGTCTCGAATCTCTGGAGTAGATAA
- a CDS encoding ribbon-helix-helix domain-containing protein has translation MQLNLPPDLETLINKRLSGGGYADAEDVVRRALEAQDAEESWTDAERRALAAHVEEGYRQAENGELTDSAQVRRELQTMKANWREGRLPRR, from the coding sequence ATGCAATTGAACCTTCCGCCCGACCTTGAGACACTTATCAACAAGCGCCTGTCCGGCGGCGGCTACGCCGATGCCGAAGACGTGGTGCGCCGCGCCCTCGAAGCGCAGGATGCGGAAGAAAGCTGGACCGACGCAGAGCGCCGCGCCCTAGCCGCGCACGTCGAGGAAGGCTACCGGCAGGCCGAGAACGGAGAGTTGACCGACAGCGCCCAAGTCCGCCGCGAACTGCAAACGATGAAAGCGAACTGGCGCGAGGGGCGGTTGCCCAGGCGATGA
- a CDS encoding type II toxin-antitoxin system RelE/ParE family toxin, giving the protein MSDYVLTPLAQADIFDIWSAITEDDDQAADRVEQAIFDACAFLAAGPGRGHTRPDLTVLPLRFWTLTRYPSYAIVYRSETEPLQIIAVLHGRRNMRRLLEGRQ; this is encoded by the coding sequence ATGAGCGATTACGTTCTCACGCCCTTAGCGCAAGCCGATATTTTCGATATCTGGTCCGCCATCACCGAGGATGACGACCAGGCCGCCGACCGCGTAGAGCAGGCGATTTTCGATGCCTGCGCGTTTCTTGCGGCAGGCCCAGGGCGCGGCCATACGCGGCCCGATTTGACGGTGCTGCCGCTGCGCTTTTGGACGCTGACGCGCTATCCCTCCTATGCAATCGTTTACCGCTCGGAGACCGAGCCCTTGCAAATCATCGCCGTTCTGCACGGCAGGCGAAATATGCGACGCCTTTTAGAAGGCCGTCAGTGA
- the rpsC gene encoding 30S ribosomal protein S3: MGQKVHPVGLRLGIIRDHRSRWFAKAGEYPALLSEDHKIRKYIEKKLASSGIAEIDIERKADQVEITIRTARPGVVVGRGGSGIDELRASLEKLLGRRQIRINVADVQRVDAEAGLLAEYIAGQLERRVAFRRAVRQAIQRAQRAGVQGIKVAVSGRLNGAEIARSEWTREGRIPLHTLRADIDYAYRIAQTTYGTLGVKVWIFRGEILPGSTTAAPEETVQAPKPDQRPQRRKKIQYEERTEE; this comes from the coding sequence ATGGGACAGAAAGTACATCCGGTCGGCCTGCGGCTGGGCATCATCCGCGATCACCGCTCCCGCTGGTTCGCCAAGGCGGGCGAATACCCTGCCCTTCTGAGCGAAGATCACAAAATTCGCAAGTACATCGAAAAAAAACTTGCCAGCAGCGGCATCGCTGAGATCGACATCGAGCGCAAGGCCGATCAAGTCGAGATCACCATTCGCACCGCCAGACCGGGGGTGGTCGTGGGCCGGGGCGGCTCCGGCATCGACGAGTTGCGGGCGAGCCTTGAGAAGTTGCTGGGCCGCCGCCAGATCCGGATCAACGTCGCCGATGTCCAGCGGGTCGATGCCGAGGCGGGGCTTCTAGCCGAATACATTGCAGGCCAGCTTGAGCGCCGCGTCGCCTTCAGGCGGGCCGTGCGTCAGGCGATCCAGCGCGCCCAGCGCGCCGGAGTGCAGGGCATCAAAGTAGCGGTCTCCGGACGGCTCAACGGCGCAGAAATTGCCCGCTCCGAGTGGACCCGCGAGGGCCGCATCCCCCTGCACACCCTGCGCGCCGACATCGACTACGCCTACCGCATCGCCCAGACGACCTACGGCACCCTGGGTGTCAAAGTCTGGATCTTCCGGGGCGAGATCCTGCCCGGCAGCACCACTGCCGCCCCCGAGGAGACGGTGCAGGCACCCAAGCCTGACCAGCGCCCGCAGCGCCGCAAAAAGATCCAGTACGAAGAACGCACCGAAGAGTAG
- the rplP gene encoding 50S ribosomal protein L16, protein MLMPKRTKFRKQQRGRMNGTAVRGNEIEFGSFALQALEPTWMTSRQIEAARRAMTRYIRRGGKIFIRVFPDKPVTQRAAETRMGSGKGAPEFWVCVVKPGRILFEIDGVAEEIAREAMRLAAAKLPIKTRFIVKSETAPVEEPSDGSTEV, encoded by the coding sequence ATGTTGATGCCCAAACGCACCAAATTCCGCAAACAGCAGCGCGGTCGGATGAACGGCACCGCTGTGCGCGGCAACGAGATCGAGTTCGGCAGCTTTGCGCTGCAGGCGCTGGAGCCGACCTGGATGACCTCCCGCCAGATCGAGGCGGCCCGGCGAGCGATGACCCGCTATATCCGTCGCGGTGGCAAGATCTTCATTCGCGTCTTCCCAGATAAGCCCGTCACCCAGCGCGCCGCTGAAACCCGCATGGGCTCCGGCAAGGGCGCACCAGAATTCTGGGTCTGCGTGGTCAAGCCTGGCCGCATTCTCTTTGAGATCGATGGCGTGGCCGAGGAGATTGCCCGCGAGGCGATGCGCCTCGCTGCCGCCAAGCTGCCCATCAAGACCCGTTTTATCGTCAAGAGCGAAACTGCACCCGTCGAGGAACCGAGCGATGGCTCTACCGAAGTTTGA
- the rpsL gene encoding 30S ribosomal protein S12 encodes MPTIAQLIRHERGIAQRKTKSPALRACPQRRGVCTRVYTTTPKKPNSALRKVARVRLTSGFEVTAYIPGVGHNLQEHSVVMIRGGRVKDLPGVRYHIIRGTLDTAGVKNRMQSRSKYGAKRPKPGQAAATTGKKR; translated from the coding sequence ATGCCCACTATTGCCCAGCTCATTCGCCATGAGCGCGGGATTGCCCAGCGCAAAACCAAGTCGCCGGCGCTCCGGGCCTGCCCTCAGCGTCGCGGTGTCTGCACGCGCGTTTACACCACGACCCCCAAAAAGCCCAACTCAGCGCTCAGAAAGGTGGCCCGTGTACGCCTCACCAGCGGCTTTGAGGTGACGGCCTATATTCCGGGCGTCGGTCACAACCTGCAGGAGCACTCGGTCGTGATGATTCGCGGCGGTCGCGTCAAAGATTTGCCCGGTGTGCGCTACCACATCATTCGCGGCACCCTCGACACCGCCGGGGTCAAAAACCGGATGCAGAGTCGCTCCAAGTACGGAGCCAAGCGACCCAAGCCCGGCCAGGCCGCTGCCACCACAGGCAAAAAGCGTTAA
- the rpsQ gene encoding 30S ribosomal protein S17: MPRKEKVGLVVSDAMQKTVVVAVENRVPHPKYKKIVVRTRKFKAHDEENRCKTGDRVRILESPPISKTKRWVVTDILNEARNP; encoded by the coding sequence ATGCCGCGCAAAGAAAAAGTCGGACTGGTGGTCAGCGACGCGATGCAAAAGACGGTGGTCGTCGCCGTCGAAAACCGCGTACCCCATCCCAAGTACAAAAAAATCGTCGTCCGCACCCGCAAGTTCAAAGCCCACGACGAAGAAAATCGCTGCAAGACGGGCGATCGGGTGCGCATTCTCGAATCGCCCCCGATCAGCAAGACCAAGCGCTGGGTGGTTACAGACATTCTCAATGAGGCCCGCAACCCATGA
- the rpsH gene encoding 30S ribosomal protein S8 encodes MLTRIRNASLVKHDVVAVPSTRMTRSVAEVLKAEGFIADLQDQGEGKDRQLLLTLKYAGRQRRPIITRLKRVSRPGLRVYANRKELPRVLGGIGIAIISTSQGVMTDRDARRVGVGGEVLCYVS; translated from the coding sequence ATGCTCACCCGCATCCGCAACGCCAGCCTCGTCAAGCACGACGTGGTGGCGGTGCCCTCGACGCGCATGACCCGCTCGGTGGCGGAGGTGCTCAAGGCCGAAGGCTTTATCGCCGATCTGCAAGATCAAGGCGAAGGCAAAGATCGCCAGCTCTTGCTCACCCTCAAGTACGCCGGTCGCCAGCGCCGGCCCATCATCACCCGCCTCAAGCGCGTCTCGCGGCCAGGGCTGAGGGTCTACGCCAACCGCAAAGAACTGCCCCGCGTTTTGGGGGGGATCGGGATTGCGATTATCTCGACTTCCCAGGGCGTGATGACCGACCGCGATGCCCGCCGCGTCGGGGTGGGCGGCGAAGTTCTCTGCTACGTCTCGTAA
- a CDS encoding SDR family NAD(P)-dependent oxidoreductase, which produces MPGAKKIAAIVGAGPGLGAALAGRFGREGFALALIARSTDTLARLEEPLERSGATVLSVAADASQPKSVQNAFEQIHEGLGPPSVLIYNAGAYQVGGVLELTADRFEQAWKVSCFGAFLAVQQVLPAMLEAGGGTILFTGATASLRGSARFAGLAVGKFGLRALAQSLAREFAPRQIHVAHIVIDGGIDTPQARERAQNDAQRLAPEAIAEVYWQLHTQPSSAWTHELDLRPASEKF; this is translated from the coding sequence ATGCCGGGAGCAAAGAAGATTGCTGCCATTGTTGGAGCGGGTCCGGGGCTGGGAGCAGCCCTTGCTGGGCGTTTCGGGCGCGAGGGGTTTGCTCTTGCCTTGATTGCTCGCTCTACCGACACGCTCGCCCGGCTTGAGGAACCACTCGAGCGCTCAGGAGCAACAGTTCTCTCAGTAGCAGCCGATGCCAGCCAGCCAAAGAGCGTACAGAACGCTTTTGAGCAGATTCATGAAGGACTTGGCCCTCCGAGCGTCCTCATCTACAACGCCGGAGCCTACCAGGTAGGCGGAGTACTCGAACTTACAGCCGACCGGTTCGAGCAAGCCTGGAAGGTGAGTTGTTTCGGCGCTTTTCTAGCAGTTCAGCAGGTTTTACCGGCGATGCTCGAGGCCGGAGGGGGCACGATCTTGTTCACTGGGGCGACGGCCTCGCTGCGCGGTTCGGCCCGCTTTGCGGGTCTCGCCGTCGGTAAATTTGGCCTGCGGGCTCTAGCCCAATCGCTCGCCCGCGAGTTCGCCCCGCGTCAGATTCACGTCGCCCATATCGTGATCGATGGCGGCATCGATACGCCACAGGCGCGCGAACGGGCCCAGAACGATGCCCAGAGGCTTGCTCCGGAGGCAATTGCCGAGGTGTACTGGCAACTGCATACCCAGCCATCGAGCGCCTGGACCCATGAGCTGGATCTGCGGCCCGCCTCTGAGAAATTTTGA
- a CDS encoding Uma2 family endonuclease, with the protein MTTLLSTVSYPSGDGQPLAETFLHLYAILTTLEVLRQYLEGTQATVLANQFLYYAPGVPTSRVAPDVMVIFGVEPGGRDNYKSWEEGQVPAVIFEITSAGTRNRDQGDKLRLYEFLGVQEYWLFDPKGEWIAEKLRGYRLQVIEEEDGPVSRYQPVEENLSERLQLRLQVEGDLIGFYRLDNGQKLLIPAELASALRVTAIQLEQEREARRKAEQRAAELAERLRALGIDPDQ; encoded by the coding sequence ATGACCACGCTGCTTTCAACTGTTAGCTACCCCAGTGGAGACGGACAACCTTTGGCCGAAACCTTCCTGCACCTCTACGCCATTCTCACGACTCTGGAAGTTCTCAGGCAGTACCTCGAAGGCACCCAGGCCACCGTGCTCGCCAACCAGTTTCTCTACTATGCTCCCGGTGTACCTACTTCCCGCGTCGCTCCCGATGTGATGGTCATCTTCGGGGTTGAGCCTGGCGGACGGGACAACTACAAGAGCTGGGAAGAAGGACAGGTACCAGCCGTCATCTTCGAGATTACCTCTGCCGGCACCCGCAATAGGGACCAGGGCGACAAGCTGCGGCTGTACGAATTTTTGGGTGTGCAGGAGTACTGGCTGTTCGATCCAAAGGGTGAGTGGATTGCTGAAAAGCTCAGAGGCTACCGGCTGCAAGTGATCGAAGAAGAAGACGGTCCGGTAAGTCGTTACCAGCCCGTCGAGGAGAACCTCAGCGAGCGGTTGCAGTTGCGGTTGCAGGTAGAAGGCGATTTGATCGGCTTCTATCGGCTGGACAACGGTCAGAAGCTGCTGATTCCTGCGGAACTGGCGTCCGCACTGCGGGTGACAGCAATCCAGTTAGAACAAGAACGAGAAGCGAGACGAAAAGCAGAACAACGGGCAGCTGAATTGGCCGAACGCCTCCGGGCTCTTGGGATCGACCCAGACCAGTGA
- the rplE gene encoding 50S ribosomal protein L5, whose protein sequence is MATVRLKEKYNREVVPRLQEQFNYSNLMQVPKISKIVVNRGLGEAAQNAKALDSSLAEIARITGQKPVITRAKKAIAGFKLRAGVPVGMTVTLRSQRMYEFLDRLVSVALPRIRDFRGVSPKAFDGRGNYTLGLREQLIFPEIEYDSIDKIRGMDITICTTAQSDEEGRALLAALGMPFRKQ, encoded by the coding sequence ATGGCCACCGTCCGCTTAAAGGAGAAGTACAACCGGGAGGTCGTTCCCCGCCTGCAGGAGCAGTTCAACTACTCCAACTTGATGCAGGTGCCCAAGATCTCAAAAATCGTCGTCAACCGTGGTCTGGGCGAGGCCGCCCAGAACGCCAAGGCGCTCGATTCTTCGCTCGCTGAGATTGCCCGGATCACCGGCCAAAAGCCCGTGATCACCCGCGCTAAAAAAGCGATCGCAGGCTTCAAGCTCAGAGCCGGGGTGCCGGTGGGCATGACCGTGACGCTGCGCTCTCAGCGCATGTACGAATTTCTCGACCGACTTGTCTCGGTGGCCCTGCCGCGCATCCGCGACTTTCGCGGCGTCAGCCCTAAGGCTTTTGACGGTCGGGGCAACTATACCCTCGGCCTGCGCGAGCAGCTCATCTTCCCCGAGATCGAGTACGACTCGATCGACAAGATTCGCGGCATGGATATCACCATCTGCACCACCGCCCAGTCCGACGAGGAGGGCCGGGCTCTGCTCGCTGCTCTCGGGATGCCCTTCAGGAAACAATAA
- the rplV gene encoding 50S ribosomal protein L22, with product MADEVKAVARFIRMSPFKVRRILDQIRGRSYQDALIILEFMPHAATEPIKKVLQSAVANAEHNFSLDRRDLVVSTAFADGGPVLKRFRAGDRGRARPVRKRTSHITVAVRSTSEAEE from the coding sequence ATGGCCGACGAAGTCAAAGCGGTCGCCCGTTTTATTCGCATGTCGCCCTTCAAGGTGCGCCGCATCCTCGATCAGATCCGGGGGCGCTCCTATCAAGACGCGCTGATCATCCTCGAATTTATGCCCCATGCCGCCACCGAGCCCATCAAGAAGGTGCTGCAGTCGGCAGTGGCCAACGCCGAGCACAACTTCAGTCTTGACCGGCGCGATCTGGTGGTGAGCACGGCCTTCGCCGATGGCGGTCCGGTTCTCAAGCGCTTTCGCGCCGGTGACCGTGGCCGCGCCCGTCCGGTGCGCAAGCGCACCAGCCACATCACCGTCGCCGTCCGTTCCACCAGCGAGGCCGAGGAGTAA
- the rplN gene encoding 50S ribosomal protein L14 yields MIQQQTRLSVADNTGARELLCIRVLGSTVGAKGLTQGGGNRRYAHVGDVIVAVVKEASPNMGVKKSEVVRAVVVRTRQSIRRENGMTIRFDDNAAVIIDKNGNPRGTRVFGPVARELRERNFTKIISLAPEVL; encoded by the coding sequence ATGATTCAGCAACAGACCCGGCTGAGCGTGGCCGATAATACCGGAGCGCGAGAGCTTCTGTGTATCCGCGTCCTCGGTTCGACCGTCGGTGCCAAAGGGCTCACCCAGGGCGGCGGTAACCGCCGCTACGCCCATGTGGGCGATGTGATCGTCGCCGTCGTCAAAGAAGCCTCCCCCAACATGGGCGTCAAAAAATCCGAGGTCGTCCGCGCCGTCGTCGTCCGCACCCGCCAGTCGATTCGCCGCGAAAACGGCATGACGATCCGCTTCGACGACAACGCAGCGGTGATCATCGACAAAAACGGCAACCCGCGCGGCACCCGCGTCTTTGGGCCTGTCGCCCGCGAGTTGCGCGAGCGCAACTTCACCAAGATCATTTCCCTCGCTCCGGAGGTGCTCTGA
- a CDS encoding glutamate-5-semialdehyde dehydrogenase, whose amino-acid sequence MESSLYDTLKTTALGAQRAAQLLGQLTTATKDRALRAMAKALRTSQSEILEANTADLELGRQMGLSESLLDRLKLTPQRLEGMAQSLEQIAALKDPVGEIVSGWQHPDGMEIKRVRVPLGVIGIIYEARPNVTCDAVGLCLKSGNSVLLKGGKEAEHSNQAISLVLQQAAYENGIPEHSIEQLPGDRAVVDVLIRLHPYLALVIPRGGQSLIDFVVKSATVPVLETGIGNCHIYLAASAPLEMARRIVLNAKVQRPSVCNAAEKLLVHRDVVVTHLEPILADLAESGVEVRGCPRTVTFDPQLKPATDDDWGKEYLDKIIAVRVVDSTREAIDWINRYGSRHSEAIVTANYEEAHRFVQAIDAAAVYINASTRFTDGGEFGFGAEIGISTQKLHARGPVGLSELTTSKYIVSGTGQIRS is encoded by the coding sequence GTGGAATCTTCTCTCTACGACACACTGAAGACGACGGCCCTTGGGGCGCAGCGGGCAGCGCAGCTTCTGGGGCAATTGACGACAGCGACCAAGGACAGGGCGCTGCGGGCGATGGCAAAGGCCCTGCGCACTTCCCAGAGCGAAATTTTGGAAGCGAATACGGCGGATCTCGAACTGGGCCGCCAGATGGGCCTTTCTGAATCGCTGCTCGACCGGCTCAAGCTCACTCCCCAGCGCCTGGAGGGGATGGCCCAATCTCTAGAACAGATCGCTGCCCTCAAAGATCCGGTAGGCGAGATTGTGAGCGGTTGGCAGCACCCGGACGGCATGGAGATCAAGCGGGTGCGGGTGCCGCTCGGGGTGATCGGCATCATCTACGAGGCGCGGCCCAACGTCACCTGCGACGCGGTGGGCCTCTGCCTCAAATCGGGCAACAGCGTACTGCTCAAAGGCGGCAAGGAGGCGGAGCACTCCAACCAGGCGATCAGCCTCGTGCTCCAGCAGGCCGCCTACGAAAACGGCATTCCCGAGCACAGCATCGAGCAACTGCCCGGCGATCGCGCCGTCGTCGATGTGCTGATTCGCCTGCACCCGTATCTGGCCCTGGTCATCCCCAGAGGCGGCCAGTCGCTCATCGACTTTGTCGTCAAAAGCGCCACCGTGCCAGTACTTGAGACGGGCATTGGCAATTGCCATATCTATCTTGCAGCAAGCGCTCCGCTGGAGATGGCGCGGCGCATCGTCCTCAACGCCAAAGTTCAGCGCCCCTCCGTCTGCAACGCCGCTGAGAAACTTCTGGTCCATCGCGATGTGGTCGTGACGCATCTGGAGCCGATCCTGGCGGATCTGGCCGAGAGTGGCGTCGAGGTGCGCGGCTGTCCGCGCACCGTCACCTTCGACCCCCAGCTCAAGCCCGCCACCGACGACGATTGGGGCAAAGAGTACCTCGATAAGATCATCGCTGTCCGGGTCGTCGATTCGACCCGCGAGGCGATCGACTGGATCAACCGCTACGGCAGCCGCCACTCCGAGGCGATCGTCACCGCCAACTACGAGGAGGCGCACAGATTTGTCCAGGCCATCGACGCGGCAGCGGTCTACATCAACGCCTCGACGCGCTTTACCGACGGCGGTGAATTTGGCTTTGGAGCCGAAATTGGCATCTCCACCCAGAAACTGCACGCCCGTGGCCCAGTTGGGCTATCTGAGCTGACGACGAGCAAGTACATCGTGAGCGGCACAGGCCAGATCCGCTCTTGA
- a CDS encoding type Z 30S ribosomal protein S14 — protein sequence MAKVSMIEREKKRQKLVEKGKLSATKLHNRCWRCGRPRGYLRDFGLCRICFREMAHQGLLPGVVKASW from the coding sequence ATGGCAAAAGTATCGATGATTGAGCGCGAAAAGAAGCGCCAGAAACTGGTCGAAAAGGGCAAGCTCTCCGCTACCAAGCTGCACAATCGCTGCTGGCGGTGCGGACGGCCTCGCGGCTACCTGCGCGACTTTGGCCTGTGCCGCATCTGTTTTCGGGAGATGGCCCACCAGGGTCTTTTGCCCGGCGTCGTCAAAGCGAGCTGGTAG
- the rpmC gene encoding 50S ribosomal protein L29 has product MALPKFEELRDLSTEEIAEQILTTKKELFELRMQKATRQLEKPHLVRHAKHKLAQLMLLEGQRLAATQEK; this is encoded by the coding sequence ATGGCTCTACCGAAGTTTGAAGAACTGCGCGACCTCAGCACCGAGGAGATTGCCGAGCAGATCCTGACCACTAAAAAGGAACTGTTCGAGTTGCGGATGCAGAAGGCGACGCGCCAGCTGGAGAAACCCCATCTGGTCCGCCACGCCAAGCACAAGCTCGCCCAGTTGATGCTGCTTGAAGGGCAGCGCCTCGCCGCTACCCAGGAGAAGTAA
- the rplX gene encoding 50S ribosomal protein L24 codes for MATNNGSGKTRHKLHVKKGDTVQVIAGKDKGKVGKVTTVLPSEGKVVVEGVNVQTKHVKPQGEQAGEIVRREAPIPSCKVMLYSEKKKQASRVGIQITEAGNKVRVLKKTGEIIDK; via the coding sequence ATGGCGACCAACAACGGCAGCGGCAAGACGCGCCACAAGCTCCACGTCAAAAAAGGCGACACCGTCCAGGTAATCGCGGGCAAAGACAAGGGCAAAGTCGGCAAGGTGACGACGGTGCTCCCGAGCGAGGGCAAGGTCGTTGTCGAGGGCGTCAACGTCCAGACCAAGCACGTCAAACCCCAGGGCGAACAGGCGGGCGAGATTGTCCGCCGCGAAGCGCCGATCCCGAGTTGTAAGGTAATGCTTTACTCCGAAAAGAAAAAGCAAGCCAGCCGGGTCGGCATCCAGATCACCGAAGCCGGTAACAAAGTGCGCGTGCTCAAAAAAACCGGCGAAATCATCGATAAGTAG
- the rplO gene encoding 50S ribosomal protein L15: protein MQPLRLNDAVPQAGARRPKLRVGRGHSGGQGKTSGRGMRGQKCRSGGGVRPGFEGGQIPLYMRLPKLKGFPLVNPSSYTIINLKQLTDLEAGSTVDLGSLVEAKVLTATSGPLRVLGDGELSVALNVTAAYFTASAREKIEAAGGTCTVSE from the coding sequence ATGCAACCTCTACGCCTCAATGACGCCGTTCCCCAGGCTGGCGCTCGTCGTCCCAAGTTGCGCGTCGGTCGTGGCCACTCCGGCGGTCAGGGTAAGACGAGTGGCCGGGGCATGCGCGGCCAGAAGTGCCGCTCCGGCGGCGGTGTGCGCCCCGGCTTCGAGGGCGGCCAGATCCCGCTTTATATGCGGCTGCCCAAGCTCAAGGGTTTCCCGCTGGTCAACCCGAGTTCCTACACGATTATCAACTTAAAACAACTAACGGACCTGGAGGCGGGCAGCACGGTCGATCTGGGTTCACTCGTAGAAGCAAAGGTGCTGACGGCGACGAGTGGCCCGTTGCGCGTGCTGGGCGATGGCGAGCTGAGCGTTGCCCTTAACGTGACGGCTGCCTACTTCACTGCCTCCGCCCGCGAAAAGATCGAAGCGGCTGGCGGTACCTGCACCGTCTCCGAGTAA
- the rplR gene encoding 50S ribosomal protein L18: protein MKVDRKSATQRRHQRIRRKLAGTSEQPRLAVYRSNRHIYAQVIDDVNQHTLVAASTLESVLRTSEDGTATIEAASAVGRLVAERAKEKGITSVIFDRGGKLYHGRVKAVAEAAREAGLEF from the coding sequence ATGAAAGTTGACCGCAAGAGCGCCACCCAGCGCCGCCATCAGCGAATTCGCCGCAAGTTGGCGGGAACGAGCGAGCAGCCCCGTCTGGCCGTCTATCGCTCCAACCGGCACATCTATGCCCAGGTGATCGACGATGTCAACCAGCACACGCTGGTAGCGGCCTCGACCCTCGAAAGCGTCCTGCGCACGAGCGAAGACGGTACCGCAACCATCGAAGCGGCTTCGGCGGTCGGTCGGCTGGTGGCCGAGCGGGCCAAAGAGAAGGGGATCACCTCTGTGATCTTCGATCGCGGCGGCAAACTTTATCATGGACGGGTCAAAGCGGTGGCCGAGGCTGCCCGCGAAGCCGGTCTCGAATTTTAA